Genomic segment of bacterium:
TTCGGTTGGGTGCTCCACCACAACCTGGGACACCACAAGAACTACCTGAACCAGCACCCCAGCGACGGACCGATCGACGAGTCCCGCTGGACCCGCCGGGACGGCTCGACGATGAACCGCGTCGAGTACACGATCAAGCTGGTCGCGATGCACCAGATCGACATCTATCGCGTCGGTCAGAAGCACCCGAAGCAGTGGCGCAACTACCTGCTGATGAAGATCCCGGTCTGGTCGATCCTCGGAGCGCTGCTCTGGATCAACCCCGTGAACGCGTTCCTCGTCTTCCTGCTCCCGGCCTTCGTCGCGCTCTGCCACACGAGCTGGGCGACCTACGAGCACCACGCCGGCTACCACGCGACGGATCACCATGACGCCTCGGTCAACCGAACGAGCCGCGTCTACAACTACCTGACCTGCAACCTCGGCTACCACACGGCGCACCACAAGCGCCCGGGTCTCCACTGGAGCCTGCTCGAGAAGCTCCACCACGAGATCGAGGATCAGATCCCGGCCGATATGGTCATCCCGACCTTCTTCGGGCGCTGACGAGCTCGGTTTCCGCCTAACGCTGCTTGCGGAGGCGGCGGGGGTCGTTCCGCTGCTGGGTGAGGTCGAGGCGGACTTCGTCGGCTTCGACTTCGACGGCGAAGGTGGGGATCGGGAAGCCGTCGGCGTCGTCGGGGTCGAAGCCGGTTCGGACGTCGAAGGGCCAGCCGTGGGCGCGGCAGATGATCACGCAGCCCTCCAGGTTGCCGTCGTGGAGGGGGAAGCCCTGGTGGGGGCAGGCGTCCTCCATCGCGTAGACTTCGTCGCCGACGCGGTAGAGCCCGATCCCGATTCCTTCGACGACGACGCGGAGGCCGCGGTCGGTCGGGATCTCACTCAGGCGGGCGACGGGAACGAAGGCCACGGTCGGGCTCCTTCGACGCGGAAGCGGGTCGCCCAACGAGAACGGCGCCCGATCCCGGCCGGATGGCAGGGACGAGCGCCGCAGGATGCCTCAGCTCACGGAGGGCCACCATGCGAGGGGTGGGTCCGATGGGCGGAGGGGAGCCCTGAGCCCGCGTTCAGTTGGCCGCGATCGCAGCGGGCATCGCCGCGCGGGGCGTGCCTTCGGTCGTGACGACGCAGATCTCGTACTCGCTCGCGTTGACGACGTGCGAGCAGCTCATCGAGGACGGTCCGTCGAGGCTTCGGAGTACGCCTTCCGCCGGGTCGGCGAGCGAGAGCTCGAACTGCTGGTCGAGTCGAAGCTGGGCGGTGAGCGTGAATTCGCCGGACTCGGTCGCGGCGGTCTCGGCGAGGGCGACGCTGGAGAAGCTGAGCGCCAAGGCTGCGCCGAGTAGGAATCGTGACATGGATCGCATTCGGGGGGCTCCTTTGGCAAGCCTTATCGGGCGCTCCATGGATTGCTTGAGGTGTTCTTCCAACCCCTCTCGAATTTGATCTGCCGGATGTGCAGCGTGGGTGCAGCCCTCGGCCTTCGCACCTTCAGGGGGCTTCCTGGCTCAGGAGAAAGTGGCGGCCACCACGGCCGAACACTGAGGTGATTTCCACTTTCACCGGACTAGACTCGGAGGTCGGGTCCGCGCGTCGCGTGCCTCAAGCCCGGTTCCGAGGAGAACGGAAATGCGACTCTCGGTCGAAGAGCGCGAAGGCGATCGGGGGGAGCTACGCACGCTGCTGGAGCGAATGCCCGGGATCGGGTCGCTCGCACGCGTGAGCGATCCGGTCGATCGCCCGCAGGTGGCGCGCAGGTCCTTCGATTCGTCCCTCCTCGGGCCTGCCGACGAGCTGCCGGTCCGGATCTTTCGCCGGGACAGCCCGCACGCGTGGCAGCGCAAGCCGGACGCCGGCCCCCTACTTCGAAGCGCGCCTTCGACACCCCAGAAAGGAATCACAAGATGTCGACCCACCGACTGATCGTGTTCACGAAGCCGACCGACGGCAAGGAAGCCGAATTCAATCGCTGGTACGACGAGGTCCATCTGCCCGACATCCTCGCGACGGAGGGATTCGTCGCCGCCCAGCGCTTCGCGCTCGCCGACACGCAGATCGGGGACGTCGGAGACACGGCGCCGGGCCGGTACCTCGCCATCTACGAGATCGAGGCGGATTCGCTTCAGGCAGCGCTCGATCGGTTGAATGCGGGCTCGGAGACGATGGAGATGTCCGACGCCCTGGATCTGGATGCCGCGACGGCGATCGCCTTCAGCGCGATCGGCGAACGGCAGGAGGCGAAGTGATGCAGGACTACGCAGGCAAGGTCGCCGTCGTCACCGGCGGCGCGGGAGACATCGGCAAGGCGATCGCGAAGCAGCTCCTCGGCGAGGGGGCGAAGGTCGTGATCTCGGACGTGGAGCAGGGCGCGCTCGACGCGACGCTCGAGGAGCTCTCGCCGATCGGCGAGGTGAGCGCGGTCCGGACCGACGTGTCCGATCCGGAGGACGTCGAATCCCTCGCGGAGCAGGTCTACGCCCGCCACGGCGTGGTCCATCTCCTCTTCAACAACGCGGGCGTCGGTGCGCCCTCGGTCAACGTCTGGGAGACGACGGTCAACGACTGGAAATGGGTCCTCGGCGTGAACGTGATGGGCGTCGTCCACGGCATCCAGAGCTTCGTGCCTCGCATGATCGAAGGCGGCGAGCCGGGACACGTGATCAACACGTCGAGCGGCGACGGCGGGATCGCGCCGATGGCCGGTCAGTCGGTCTACGCCTCGAGCAAGGCGAGCGTCTCGATCATCACGGAGTGCCTCGCCGCGCAGTTCAGCACCCAGCATCCCCAGCTCCAGGCGACGATCTTCTATCCCGCCGGCGGCGTGCTCGACACGGGGATCTGGACCTGCGCGCGGAATCGCCCGGACGAGTTCGCCCGCGAGAAGCCGTCGGGCCAGCCCGAGGACCTGATGGGCGCGTTCATGACGCACGCCAGGGAGACCGGGATGGAGATCCAGTTCCAGGATCTCGACGATCTCGCGAAGGCGCTCCTCGTCGACCTCAAGGCCGGCAAGTTCGTCGCGATGATCGGCGTCGAAGGCGCGGGAGAGACGCTGCGCACCCGGGCGGACAAGATCGGCAAGGGCGAGGCGCCCTTCGACGAGCACTCGCTGATCGCCTAGTCCGCCGGCTCCGGGCGCTCGCCGGGGTGTCCGCCGGCTGCGGGCGCTCGCCGGGAAGTCCGCAGCCGCGAGTCTCCGCGGGCGGCGGATCAGAATCCCTTCCGCGACATCCAGTCCTGAACGAGGCCGACCGCCTCCGGGATCAGCTCGGGCTTCTGCATGTAGTAGTGGTCGGCGCCCTTCACCTGGTGGAGCTCCTTGTCGTCGTGGGACACGGCGTCGAAGAGGCGTTGGGCGTGGCTCGGGGTGCAGGCCAGATCCGCGGTGTTGTTGATCGCGAGAACGGGGCAGCTGATCCGGCTCGCGTTGCCGATCCCGTCGGCGCGGGACTCGTCGAAGCTCCACTGGGACAGCCAGGAGCGGAGCGTCGTGAAGCGAGCGAGGCCGACCGGACCGTCGTTGACGGTCTTCGGATCGCCCAGGTAGCACGTGCCGGGCTCGCGGTCGGAGGGATCGACCGCCGGGTCGAGGAAGCAGGGCGCCGCCATCGTCCCGTGGACGCAGAACGCGCGCTCCGGCGGCTTCGAGGGATCGGCCGAGAGCTCTGCGAGCGTCTCCTTCACCCAGGCCGTGATCCGCCGGTTTCGCGCGAGCTGGGCGTCCGCGTAGCCCGTCAGGAAGTCGGCGGCGTAGGGCGGCTGATTCGGGTTCGCGGGGTCGTAGAGGTTGAGCTCGGGATCCCGGTCGAAGGGGTTCGCCTCGTCGGTGATCGAAGGGTCGATCCATTCGGTCAGCGTGTGTGAACGGGACAGGTGGGCCGCGAGGTAAATCACGCCGTCCGCGGGGATGAGCTTCGCCGCGACGAGATCGGCGGGATCGCCGGCCGGTGTCTCGCGGATCGTCGGGTTCTCGGCCTGGTCCTGATAGAACGACGAGAGCGAGCCGCCACCGGACCAGCCGCCCATCAGGATCGTCTCGTAGCCCTTCTTCTCCTTGAGATCGCGGATGCACGCGCCGAGGTCGAGCACGCACTTCTCCATGATCAGCGCCGTGTCGTTCCCGCGATAGCGGGGGTTGCAATAGACGACGTGGATCCCGGCATGGGCCAGCGCGTTCACGAGCGGGAGGAATGCGCCGCCGCCAATCGGATGGGAGAAGACGATCACCGTCTTCGAGTCGACGCCCTCGGGCCGCAGTCGCATGCACTCGACGAAGACCGCGCCGGAGTCGCCTCCGTAGACGTCCTTGATCGGGCTCGGGTCGACGTGGAGGATGCCGTAGGGCTCGCGGACGATGTTCATTTGACGGGCGGCTCCGTGAAGCTCGTCGCGTCCCAGACCTGCTGGTCCGTCATCTTCAGCATCTGCTCGTAGACGGCTTTCGGATAGAGCATGTGCGGCTTCGCTGGGTCGTAGGGAGGCTGCGCGATCGGCTCGGCGGGCCGCTCGAAGGTCGCGGGCTTCGCCATCTGCTCCATCATCTCGGGGGAGATCCCGACCTCGGCGGCGGCTTCGGGATCGAGCCAGTGCTTCGGGTCGATCGCTTCGTCGGAGGTCGCGATCTCGAGGCTGAGCGCCTCGGGTCCGGCGAAGTACATCGAGCGACACATCCCATGGTCGATCGGGCCGAGTACGTTGATGCCGCGGCTCCGGATCCGGTCGCGCATCGCGAGCAGCTCCTCGTCGCCGTCGACGACGAGCGCGAGGTGCTGGAGCGTTCCGGGCGCCGACGGGAGGCTGCCGCTGCCGGCGTGGGTCTTGCCGTACTCGATCTCGATGTCCGCGATCGCGGGGAGCTGGACGAAGGAGATCAGGCACTCGGGGGAGCCTTCGAGGAAGGCGTGAATGCCGCCGGGCACCCCGTGCATCGGGAAGATCGCGACGAGCGGCATCCCGAGCACATCCGAGAAGAACTCGATCTGGCCCTTCATGTCGGCGGTCGAGAACGCGATGTGGTGGACGCCCTTGGCTTTGATCATGGTGGCTCCTACCCGAGCGACAGCACGTGGCCGTCGCTCGGGTCGAGGTCGCCGTTCAGGATTTCGAGGTAGACGCGCTGGAGCGCTTCCTCGCCCGACTGGCGCTTGATGTTCATCCAGGTCTCGCTCCAGTCCGCGAAGGCGTGCCACGCGCCGCCGAGGCGCTCCTGCAGACCGCCCGGCCCCCAGTCCTGCGTGCGCTTCACGATTCGTGCGGGCGCGAAGAAGAACTCCGGCTGCGGCCCCTTCATCGTCTTGGGGCGACCGCCGGCCTCCCAGTGGGTCGCGCCGACGGTGCACGAATACTTGAGCTCGTCGGCCAGTCGGTCGTGGACGCCGGCGACGACTTCGCCGTTGCCCGCCATGTCGACCATGACCGCGCCCTTGTCGCCGACGATCTCGGGGAGGCGATCGAGCTCGTCGTAGAGCACGACCTCGTCGTAGCAACCGAGCTTCTCGACGAAGATCTCGTTGCGCGGGGACGTCAGGCCGATGACGGGGCCGCGGCCGCGCTTCGAGAGCAGATGACCGAGCGCGATGGACGTCTTGCTCGAGGCGCTCGTCACGATCGAGGCCTGGCCGCCGAAGAAGTCCTCGTCGGCGATCAGGTCCTCGCAGAGGAACGACGTCATGAAGAGGCCGCGCAGCAGGATCAGCTCGTCGGCACGGGATTCCTTGTAGAGGGGATCGCCGTCGGTCCAGGAGTAGGAGCGGTAGACCGGGGCGTGCTCCGCGCGGTGGGCGGCGGTGTCGACCATGCCCGAGCCGTTCTTCTCGGCGTCGATCACCAGGTGACGCGACATGGGGAAGAAGCCGAAACACTGACCGCCTTCCGGGATGTCCGGATTGCGGGACGCCGCGACGATTCCGAAGCCCATCGCCGGGATGCGTCCCCAGCGGTCTTCGCCGGGGAAGAAGCCCCAGTAGTTCAGCATGTCCCCGGCGGCGGCGTAGGAGATGTTGTTCGAGGTGAGCGCGAAGCGGTCGATGCGGAAGAGGACCTGCCCCTCTGCGAGATCGTCGATCGGCGCCCCCGGGACGAAGCGTGTCTCACGGAAGTCGTCGCGATTCACCTGGAAGTCGATCGGGGGGAAGTCGTCGGCCATCGTGGGGCTCCATTGCGCGAGAGCGCGAGGCGAGGGAACGCGCCGCTCAACCCCAGAGCTTCTGGAGTTCCTCGGCGGTGGTCTGGGTCGTGATCCGGCCCAGGCTGTGCTGCAGGACCTGCTCGCCGTACTCCGGCGGGTAGCCGGTCACGCAATCGGTCACGAGGACGACATGGTAGCCGTGGTTGATGGCCTCGATGGTCATGCCGAGGATACCCACGTTCAGCGAGACCCCCGTGGCGATCACCGTCGTGATCCCCATGGAACGAAGCGTCGGGTCGAGTTCCGTGCCGATGAAGGGCGACATGCCGTGGAGGCGCGCCGAGTCGAGATCCGTCTCCGCGGGGCCGAGCTCCGGGAGGACGTCGGTCGCCGGCTCTCCCATGACCAGGTAGTCGGGATCCTTCAGCATGGCGTTCACCATGGGCACGTTCGGATACGACCCTCGCCGGTCGCGGCGGAAGCCCGCGCGGCAATGGATGACCGGGACGTCGCGGCGCCGCGCGGCCTCGAGCAGTCCTCCGGTCCGCTCCGGGATCCCCTGGCTCGCGACGAGATCGGCGAGGGGGCGGATCGTGGCGAGATCACCGATCACGCCACGCTGCATCTCCATCGTGAGGATCGCGGCCTTTCCGGGGGCGACGAGTTCTTCCAGGCTGGGCATGCGATCTTCTCCTTGATTCGGTGGGATGAGTTCGGTGGGACGGGGTCGGTGGAATGCTAGGCCGGGTCGTTCGCGCGGTCGCCGCTGGCGGGGCGATCGCCGAGGCCGACTTCCTTGCCGTCGACCTGGACACGGATACGGCGGAGCTTCAGGTGCGCGATGCGCCATTCTCCGTCGGGGTCGCGACGATACTTCTCCTCGTACCACCCGAGGCCCCAGAGATGCTCCATGGGGGAGCCGGCGGGCCACCAGAGCATGTCCTCCATCGCCCAGGTGCCCTCGGCTTCGTCGGGTCCGGTCCGAGTGATCACGGGCGTGTGTCCGTGATGGCACGTCTTCACGTTCTCGAGGATCGGCGGGAGGTAGGCCTTGAAGGCGTCGCGTCCGTGGATCAGCGGCGAGCCTTCCTCGGTCGTGTCGATGACCACGTCATCGCAGAAGACGTCGGCCCATTCGTCCCATCGCTTCTGGTCCATCAGCTGGAAGTAGCGGGCCTTGAGCTGCTTGATCCGCTCGATCTCGACGAGGTCTTCAGGGGTCATCGGTTCTCCTAGGGACGGTCGATTCTATCGCCCGGGGCCCGCGGCGGGGGCCGGTGGGCGCGCTGGGAGCGGTTTTCCCAGCAGGGCGCCCAAATTTCGACGGAGGCAACCCCCTGGAATCGCAGGTCTTTCGGAAATTGCGGGTGGATTGCCGATCGCCGGGGTCGAGGCGGGGGTTTTTTCGGCCGATGGTGAAAACGACATTGATTTTCATTTTCCCGGACATAAAATCTCGACTCGCCAACCAACTCGCTCCCCCCACAAGGCCGTCCCCATGCTCGTTTGTCATTGCCGAGGAATCAGCGATCGCCAGATCAAGCGCGCCGTGAAGAACGGCTGCTCCTCCGCACGCGAGGTCGCGCGAGAGACCGGTGCGGGGATGCGTTGCGGCGGCTGTCGCTCGAACGTCAAGGCGATCGTGAACGAGGCGCTCGCGAGCGAGCTGGTCAAGGCCGCCCCGGGCGAGACGCGGCTCGACCTGTCGATCCCGATCGAAGGCTAGTTCACAGGGCACATCCCGCCGATCCAGAGTTCTCTCGAAGGCGCTGCGGTACTCCGCGGCGCCTTCGTCGTTTCGGCACCGCCTAACGTGAAGCTTCGGGCAGCGTGGCGAGCCACGCGCGCAGGCTCCGCAATCGGTCCGCACCGTTCGCAGCGGGCAGGTCGAGGGCGCGGAGCGCGGCCTCGACGAAGAGGTCCGCGGAGAGGCCGTAGACGTGGTCGTCTTCCCAGCGGATCGTCGGGTCGTAGTGGACGTAGTCGCCGAGGGGAATCGCGGTCCGCGACCAGGACTCCGCACGCAGGAGCGTCGTGAGGCGCGGTTGGTGGACCGAGGCGACTTCGTCCGGGTTCGGCACGACCGCCGGCCGCTCGTGTAGCCAACCCACGATCGGGACCAGACGGTGTCGCGAGCCGCTCCAGGCATCGTCCAGTCGCCCCAGGACCTCGATCGCGTCGGGCGCGATCCCGACCTCCTCCTCGGTCTCGCGGAGTGCGCCCTCCACCCAGGTCTCACCGTCTTCGAGGCGTCCGCCGGGGAAGGCCATCATGCCCGGGTGCCCACGGAGGCTCGCGGCACGCTTGGTCAGCAGGACGGCGATGTCGTCTCTCTCCCGCCAGAAGGCCAGGAGGACCGCCGAGCGATCGAAGTCGTCGGGGACGTCCTCTTCCGGAAACGAGAAGCCCGGGTGGGAGGCGAGCCCGCGCAGCCCCGCCTCGAACGCGGCGGCCTCGAACCCCTCGGCGGCGTCGCCGAAGGGATGGCCCTCGCGATCCTCGCCGATGCCGCTGAAACGGCGCCCCATTGGGCTCGCCGTGTCGTCGCGGGCGGGGCGCCCCCCGTGATCTCTCGCGTCGTCGCTCAACCGCCCACGTCCGGGGGGTAGGCGTCGTGCTGGGGCAGGTCGTCTTCGATCGTGTACCAGGGGGCCTTCGAGGCCACGAAGATATGGGCCTCGGGGCGGGCGCCGGGGTCGTCGTCGAGCGTGCCGACCGCGATGAATTCGAAGGCTTCGGCGGCGCCGTGGCGGAAGAAGAGACTCGAGCCGCAGCGCCCACAGAAGCCCCGCCGGACGGGCTCCGAGGAGCCGTACCAGACGAGCGCGCCGTCCGGATCCTCGACGCGCAGGTTCTCCCGCAGGACGCGGCCATAGGTCGAGAAGGCCGAGCCGTGGCTACGGCGGCACATCGAGCAGTGGCAGTGGTCGATGCCCTCGAGCGGGCCCTCCGTCTCGTAGCGGACGGCTTCGCAGAGACAGCTTCCGCGCGGCATGCGTACTCCCTATTCGAATCCGAGCGCGACCGGGTCGACGACGTTCCGAAGGTCGCGGCCGTCGCGGAAGCGCTCGAGGTTGTCGATGAAGAGATCGAAGACGTCGTCCATGTAGCGATCGACGGAGACCGACGAGTGGGCCGAGACGTAGACGTTCGGGAGGTCCCAGAGCGGGTTCGACGGATCCGGCGGCTCGGGATCGAATACGTCGAGGACCGCGGCGGCGAGGGGCTCGTCACGCATCACGCGCGCGAGCTCGATCTCGTCGACCAGGCTCCCGCGCGAGACGTTCACGAAGACCGCGTGCCGCGGCATCGCGGCGAGGGCCTTCGCGTCGATCAGGTGGCGGGTGTCCGCCGTCGCCGGTGCGGAGAGGATGACCGCATCCGATCGGGAGAGCAGCGTGTGGAGCTGGTCGGCCGGAAAGAGCTCGTCCACGTCCGGCGACGTGTCGCCGGGTTTCGCACTCCGCTTGAGCCCGAGGGTCTTGCAGCCGAGGGCGCGCGCGCGACTCGCGACCGCCTTGCCGATCCCGCCGAGTCCGACGATGCCGATCGTCGAGCCGGCGAAGGTCCGGCCGTAGGTGCGCTCGAAGGCGTGCTCCTTCTGGTAGGCATCGGCTTCGCGGAAGCGCTTCCAGACCTGGAGCAGGCGACCGATCACCCATTCGGACATGGAGCCGGCGGAGACGCCGGTGCAGTTGGTGAGGACGTGGCGTTCGAAGTCGAGCCCGGCGGTCCCGAATTGTTCGACGCCGGCCCCGCAGCCCTGGACCCAGCGCAGGTTCGGCATGCGCTCGCCGAGGTGGTCCGGCGTATGGAGCGTCGTCAGGACGTGGCAGGTGGCGAGGGCCGCCTCGCGTTCGGCAGCGACGCCCGCCGCCCAGGGCGGCGGCTCGGGATAGGGCCGGCCCGCGTTCTCGACGGCCCAGTCGACGCCCTCGTCGATCGGGAGGACGACGGGCTCGACCCCGTCGAGCGCTTCGACACGTTCGACGAAGCGCGGCGCGTGGAAGGGGGGAAAGCCGAGACAGACGCGGAGGGGTTCGGTCATGCACTCCTCGGAGGGATCGGGTGGTCGACGGGGGCGCTTCGAGTGTCGCCCGAAGACGGAGCGGTATCAATCACCACCACGAGCCACGCGCTCTGCCAGGGTTGCCTGGAGGAGCTCCAGACCGCACTCTCGTCGAACGGTCTGCGCGCCGAGGAGTCGAAGACCCCATCGAATTGAGCTCCGCGCGGCCGGAATGCGCGCCGGCGCCCGCGCGCGACCCAGCGAGGCCCCTGCGCATGAAGTTCTGGCAGTCGATCACCTGGGCCGAGACCGATCAGCTCGTCGACCTCGCGCGCTTCGCCGAGGATCTCGGCTTCGAAGGGATCATCGGCGCCGACCACGCGCTCTATCCGAAGGAGATGGCGCCGGCCTATCCCTATTCGCAGTCCGGCTACCCGCCGCAGACGGCGGACAGCGAATACCCCGACATGTGGACGAGCTGTGCGGCGATGGCCGCGGTCACGACCCGGCTGCGCTTCGTCTGCGGGATCTACGTTCTCCCGCTCCGCCACCCGATCGAGGTCGCGAAGCAGGCAGCGACCCTCGCGATCCTCTCCCAGGGCCGCTTCGCCCTCGGTGTCGGGACCGGCTGGATGAAGGAGGAGTTCGACCTCTACGACGTCGACTTCTCGAGCCGGGGACGGCGGATGGACGAGATGGTCGAGGTCCTGCGCGGGCTCTGGACCGGGGACTTCTACGAGCACCACGGCGAGTTCTTCGACTGGGATCCGATCGTGGTTAGCCCGAAGCCCTCCCACCCGATCCCGCTCTACTTCGGAGGCGCGGCCCCGATCGCGCTCCGTCGGACCGCGCGGGACGGCGAGGGTTGGATCGGCGCCGGCAACACCCTGGAGGACGCGCCGCGGCTCCTCGACGAGCTGTCCAGGCTCCGGGCGGAGGCGGGGCGCTCGGACGAGCCCCTCGACACGCTGGTCGGACTCTACGGCGAGGTCGGCCTCGATGACTATCGCCGGCTCGAGGAGCACGGCATGACCGCGGGGATCCATCTGCCCTTCTGGTTCGCCTTCGACGGACCGTCGTCGCTCGATCAGAAGAAGGCGCTGATGGAGCGGTTCGCCGAGGACGTGCTGCGCCACTTCTGAAGCGCTCCGCGATCTCCTCGGCGCGATCGCGACTAGACCGACGACGCCCGGTCGCGTCTCCGCTCGATGAAGCGCCAGCCCAGGAGCAGGAGCAGGCCGCCCGGCGTCTGGAAGATCGCGAACGCGAAGATCGGCAGCACCGCCTCGAAGTCCAGGACCTGCGCGACGAGCACGACCCCGAGGAGCGTGTTCTTCACGATCATCTCGACGGCGATCGTGACCGCGTCCCGGGCGGGGATCCGGAAGAGCAGCGGAACGGCCATTCCGATGACCATCGCCGCGACCGCGAACGCGGCCGCCGGGGCGAGGGCTTCGACGAACTGGCTCGGGTCGAGATCGGGGTTCTCGCTCGTGCCGAGGGCTGCGCCGAGGACGATGATGATCGCGCCGGGGATCGTGGCGTGACGCTCCCATCGAAGCACGTTCGGGTTCCGCGCGCGGGCGATCATGCCGAGGGCGACCGGGAGGACC
This window contains:
- a CDS encoding bile acid:sodium symporter; the protein is MSQLWIDLGLSAGMFMLMLGMGLVLVTDDFRRVATSPRATIVGTVLQLIVMPMVGVSLANLFALPPILATGIVVVAACPGGMFSNMYVHFARGNTALSITLTATATLVTLFTLPLWVQFAVTLFEVDGGGAIQMPVLETALRLGTFTVLPVALGMIARARNPNVLRWERHATIPGAIIIVLGAALGTSENPDLDPSQFVEALAPAAAFAVAAMVIGMAVPLLFRIPARDAVTIAVEMIVKNTLLGVVLVAQVLDFEAVLPIFAFAIFQTPGGLLLLLGWRFIERRRDRASSV